The Lycium barbarum isolate Lr01 chromosome 12, ASM1917538v2, whole genome shotgun sequence genome includes a region encoding these proteins:
- the LOC132624713 gene encoding uncharacterized protein LOC132624713, with product MAMAHLQAQQEIIAQLQNRGQAPDIAPSEQTQDTEERHIPRGNENHPGQSSELIRMLEALTKRVGFGEKKIEANDKKVENYNSRVDQISGAPPVLKGPYSKKFVQMPFSPSAAPMKIPKRFRMPDIPKYNGTTDPNEHVTAYTCAIKGNDLADDGRKSVLLKKFGETLSKGAMILYHNLPEHSIDSFAMLTDAFVKAHAGSIKVETRKSDLFIIKQRDDETLREFVARFQMECMDLPPVTDDWAVQAFTQGLNSRSSITSMELKQNLIEYPAIARADVHNRYLSKIRVEDDKILRAALVSWHYGKGSDRPRRVIDRDSISSYDRHQPYPLDRRGNVRNNESGKNDRRNDRRNDRGQNSRGLVNENTVDRPPGNREIPRLSEYNFCVDVATIAAAVIRNKETRHPRPIFFDPEKRDKSLICKYHHTHGHRTEDFQQQREEVTRLFNLGHLREFLSERVKNHFKNLDSNKQDRPEEPPQVTHMIMGGTDVPVGPVIKHTKISITREKCIRNNDPDGPITFNDEDMEGIALPHNDPLVIFVLVNKFRIKCVLIDPGSSANIIPWRVIEQLGLLDQIVPAIRVLNRFNIACKTTKGEITLPISMAGTTEQTKFYVLEGDMGYNALLGRLWIHLVRAVPSTTHQV from the coding sequence ATGGCTATGGCTCATTTGCAGGCCCAGCAAGAGATCATAGCACAACTGCAAAATCGGGGTCAGGCACCCGACATTGCCCCATCAGAACAGACCCAGGATACGGAGGAAAGACACATCCCACGGGGAAACGAGAACCACCCCGGGCAAAGCAGCGAATTGATAAGAATGCTCGAAGCATTGACCAAACGGGTCGGGTTCGGTGAAAAGAAGATAGAGGCGAACGACAAGAAGGTGGAGAACTACAACTCGAGGGTCGATCAGATTTCGGGGGCTCCACCAGTGTTGAAGGGACCATATTCGAAAAAGTTTGTTCAAATGCCATTTTCGCCGAGTGCGGCACCGATGAAAATCCCCAAGAGATTTCGCATGCCCGATATCCCGAAGTATAATGGGACAACGGACCCAAATGAGCATGTCACTGCGTATACGTGCGCTATTAAGGGCAATGATCTCGCCGATGACGGAAGGAAATCAGTGCTACTTAAGAAATTTGGGGAGACTCTGTCAAAGGGGGCTATGATTTTGTATCATAacttgcccgagcattcgattgaTTCATTTGCCATGCTCACTGATGCTTTCGTTAAGGCCCATGCCGGGTCCATCAAGGTCGAAACTCGAAAGTCAGACTTGTTCATCATTAAGCAACGAGATGACGAGACCCTTCGCGAGTTTGTGGCTCGATTTCAAATGGAGTGCATGGACTTACCTCCAGTTACTGATGATTGGGCCGTTCAGGCTTTCACCCAAGGGCTCAATTCGAGGAGCTCGATCACATCTATGGAGCTAAAACAAAACCTTATAGAATACCCGGCGATCGCCAGGGCTGATGTACACAACAGGTATTTGTCAAAGATCAGGGTCGAAGATGATAAGATTCTGAGGGCTGCTTTAGTATCATGGCATTATGGTAAAGGGAGTGATCGCCCGAGGAGAGTGATAGACCGGGATTCCATATCGTCATATGATAGGCACCAGCCTTACCCGCTCGATCGAAGGGGGAACGTGCGTAACAACGAATCGGGCAAGAATGATAGGAGAAACGATCGGAGAAATGATCGAGGCCAAAATAGTCGTGGTTTGGTAAACGAAAATACTGTCGATAGACCTCCGGGAAACAGAGAAATTCCAAGGTTATCCGAGTACAACTTTTGCGTCGATGTAGCAACCATAGCAGCGGCCGTTATCCGAAACAAAGAAACAAGACATCCTAGGCCAATCTTTTTCGACCCGGAGAAGCGGGACAAAAGTCTTATTTGTAAGTATCATCATACTCACGGCCATCGAACTGAGGATTTTCAACAGCAGAGAGAGGAGGTCACCCGTCTGTTCAATTTGGGACATCTTCGAGAATTCCTAAGTGAACGAGTAAAAAACCATTTTAAAAACCTGGACTCCAACAAACAGGATAGGCCGGAAGAGCCTCCACAGGTGACACACATGATCATGGGAGGAACTGACGTTCCCGTTGGGCCGGTTATAAAGCACACAAAAATTTCCATAACAAGAGAAAAGTGTATCCGGAACAATGACCCCGATGGCCCCATCACATTCAATGACGAGGACATGGAAGGCATCGCCCTGCCGCATAATGACCCACTGGTAATATTTGTCCTTGTCAATAAGTTTAGAATTAAATGTgtgctgattgatccaggtagctcggctaatatcatccCATGGAGAGTCATCGAACAGCTAGGACTACTAGATCAGATCGTGCCAGCAATACGGGTCCTCAATAGATTCAACATAGCATGCAAAACGACGAAGGGTGAGATCACTTTACCGATCAGTATGGCAGGAACTACAGAGCAGACCAAATTTTATGTGTTAGAGGGAGACATGGGATACAATGCATTGCTGGGCAGACTGTGGATTCACCTCGTAAGAGCCGTTCCCTCGACTACTCATCAGGTATAG